From a single Lactococcus allomyrinae genomic region:
- a CDS encoding nucleoside triphosphate pyrophosphohydrolase family protein, protein MDLNEYQEAIVKFDMNGDIRNIDKIDFAFLDKVLGLSGESGEVADKVKKIIRDQEGLIREEDKLALSKELGDVLWYVATTARYLGLSLTNIAGTNLSKLESRLERGKISGAGDNR, encoded by the coding sequence ATGGACTTAAATGAATATCAAGAAGCAATTGTGAAGTTTGACATGAACGGAGATATCCGAAATATAGATAAAATTGATTTTGCTTTTTTGGATAAAGTTTTAGGGTTGTCAGGGGAGTCTGGAGAAGTTGCTGACAAAGTAAAAAAAATAATTCGTGACCAAGAAGGCCTAATAAGAGAAGAAGATAAGCTTGCTCTGAGTAAAGAGCTAGGAGATGTCCTATGGTATGTCGCAACTACTGCTAGGTACTTAGGACTGTCATTAACAAATATAGCTGGGACAAATTTGAGTAAGCTTGAAAGTCGGCTTGAGCGAGGGAAAATTTCAGGGGCGGGTGATAATCGATGA
- a CDS encoding LPXTG cell wall anchor domain-containing protein has translation MRKRILQFLIIISVILLGNIVLTNFSHLSVLTAFADASSPVVVSNEEQLVAAIDNPSVQNIEISGTYQIGGRGSGIQLTKDFDGKGKTIKVAPNNYGLLVDDSYANNSYGAISPNKITISNVKLVSEGSATALPVLNVISTDDLTLSNVMLDMSAAQNSQATMNLKAVSDVDLSGVTATGAGAFIDYSPKTANTMNLSFDNSMKVDTSAALVMDESNGATLSFATNPMDTFFTELPSYDTAGKIDIAEKVVSGEIPAPLIASITYSTTTKTEKAVTATLRANKAITIKSRAAGWTATDSSNKVFTKVFTSNASETVNFIDDDGESATADVFVNWIVAPTPSSPKPTPPSSTTAPSKPAPSSTEMVISSTHSTNNEQKSKEKAELPKTNDTSGRTLSFVGLSLLTTLATFEFYRKIIKN, from the coding sequence ATGAGAAAAAGGATTTTACAATTCTTAATAATAATTTCAGTTATTCTACTTGGAAACATTGTTTTGACGAATTTTAGTCACCTGTCAGTGCTGACAGCTTTTGCTGATGCAAGTTCACCCGTGGTAGTTTCAAATGAGGAGCAACTCGTAGCAGCTATTGATAATCCGTCAGTACAAAATATAGAAATTTCTGGTACTTATCAAATCGGAGGACGCGGTTCAGGAATCCAATTAACAAAAGATTTTGATGGTAAAGGAAAAACGATTAAGGTTGCACCAAATAATTACGGTTTGTTGGTGGACGACTCTTATGCCAATAATTCGTATGGAGCTATTTCTCCAAATAAAATCACGATTTCCAATGTGAAGCTTGTTTCAGAAGGTAGTGCAACAGCTCTGCCTGTGCTGAATGTTATCTCGACTGACGATTTAACTTTATCAAATGTCATGCTTGATATGAGCGCTGCTCAAAATTCACAGGCAACGATGAATCTCAAAGCTGTGAGTGATGTTGATTTGAGTGGAGTCACGGCTACTGGAGCAGGGGCTTTTATTGATTATTCACCTAAAACTGCAAATACAATGAATTTAAGTTTTGATAATAGTATGAAGGTGGATACTAGTGCTGCATTGGTGATGGATGAGAGTAATGGTGCAACTTTAAGCTTTGCAACAAACCCAATGGATACTTTCTTTACAGAATTACCCTCTTATGATACAGCAGGGAAGATTGATATTGCAGAAAAAGTCGTTTCTGGAGAAATTCCTGCTCCTTTGATTGCAAGTATTACTTACTCAACGACAACAAAAACAGAAAAAGCCGTTACAGCGACTTTGAGAGCCAATAAAGCGATTACCATCAAAAGTCGTGCTGCGGGTTGGACAGCGACAGATAGTAGCAACAAAGTCTTTACAAAAGTTTTCACAAGCAATGCTTCAGAAACAGTGAATTTTATAGATGATGACGGTGAAAGTGCAACAGCAGATGTTTTTGTTAACTGGATAGTAGCTCCAACTCCGTCTAGCCCCAAACCAACTCCTCCAAGCTCAACAACAGCACCATCAAAACCTGCTCCAAGCTCAACAGAAATGGTAATTTCGTCGACTCATTCGACAAATAATGAACAAAAATCGAAAGAAAAAGCAGAACTTCCAAAAACAAATGATACATCAGGAAGAACACTTAGTTTTGTTGGACTAAGTCTTCTCACAACTTTAGCAACTTTTGAATTTTATAGAAAAATTATCAAAAATTAA
- a CDS encoding ROK family protein, whose amino-acid sequence MSDFLAFDIGGTFVKYGVVADDGEILEKGKFPTPDEEKPFLSALTEMTKSLSVRFELAGIGISAPGTPNRDGVMVNFGGLTKMYGLPLREKLSALTDLPVVVENDANAAAIAEKWLGAGKDYSDYMVMALGTGIGGGIVINDQIYRGGHGIAGEFGWALTNGITVVGELEDVSQNFKAAAVMGLLRTYNEAQKSITHGHFTPLLEAKEVVDLAQAGDKIAGIVFEQFLCDLTVNLMNLTACFDPEVILIGGGISANDYFIRALQAKWSELIERHFGLSRIKNQGLLTEIKPAGLQNDAGMLGAAYTIKMKLRP is encoded by the coding sequence ATGAGTGATTTTTTAGCGTTTGACATCGGTGGGACGTTTGTCAAATACGGCGTGGTCGCTGATGACGGCGAAATTTTGGAAAAAGGTAAATTTCCGACACCTGATGAAGAAAAACCGTTTCTGTCAGCGCTGACAGAAATGACAAAAAGTCTGTCAGTGCGCTTTGAGCTTGCGGGCATTGGCATTTCAGCACCAGGCACGCCCAATCGCGACGGGGTCATGGTCAATTTTGGCGGCTTGACAAAAATGTACGGCCTGCCTTTGCGCGAAAAGCTGTCAGCACTGACAGACTTGCCTGTAGTGGTGGAAAATGATGCGAATGCAGCTGCCATTGCTGAAAAGTGGCTCGGTGCTGGCAAGGATTATTCGGATTACATGGTCATGGCGCTTGGCACAGGCATCGGCGGCGGCATTGTCATCAATGACCAGATTTATCGCGGCGGACACGGCATTGCAGGCGAATTTGGGTGGGCGCTGACCAATGGCATCACAGTGGTCGGCGAGCTTGAAGATGTTTCGCAAAACTTCAAAGCAGCAGCCGTCATGGGACTTTTACGGACTTACAACGAAGCGCAAAAATCCATCACCCATGGCCATTTTACGCCATTACTTGAGGCAAAAGAAGTCGTGGATTTGGCACAAGCAGGCGACAAAATCGCAGGTATTGTCTTTGAGCAGTTTCTGTGCGACCTCACGGTCAATCTCATGAACCTGACGGCTTGCTTCGACCCAGAAGTCATCTTGATCGGCGGCGGCATCTCGGCGAATGATTACTTCATAAGAGCGCTTCAAGCGAAATGGTCTGAGCTGATTGAGCGACATTTCGGCCTAAGTCGGATAAAAAATCAAGGTCTGCTGACCGAAATCAAACCCGCTGGTCTGCAAAATGATGCAGGAATGCTAGGGGCGGCATACACGATTAAGATGAAATTGAGACCATGA
- a CDS encoding ABC transporter ATP-binding protein, with the protein MKTTINSKATESSRETNESPVLSAKHIVKHFPVGGIKRDKVVHATDDVSLDLYAGQVVALVGESGSGKSTIAKLLSQLVPITSGTIELNGQPVNAKSGKRFREYTNQVQMIFQDPFGSLNAVHTIRYILGRALQIHKKGLRGKKLEEAVIELLQRVKLTPAERYIDKFPHELSGGQRQRVSIARALAADPKVLLADEPISMLDVSIRLGILNLLKDLRDNEGIAILYITHDVASARYFADETLVMYAGRVIERGPSEMVTQHPAHPYTDLLVNSAPDPDALNALRGEAHGEAPSLIDPPSGCRFRTRCPFATELCAREVPPTVRAATGQEVACWLYTDHPEAMVNIGDKGELKTIHDMELPDEVKAKIAQNKEINS; encoded by the coding sequence ATGAAAACTACAATAAATTCAAAAGCAACGGAATCTTCTCGTGAAACAAATGAAAGTCCAGTTTTGAGTGCAAAACACATCGTTAAGCACTTTCCGGTTGGTGGGATTAAACGGGATAAGGTCGTGCACGCGACAGATGATGTCAGCCTTGATTTGTACGCAGGTCAGGTGGTTGCTCTGGTGGGAGAGTCTGGCTCTGGTAAATCTACTATCGCAAAATTATTAAGCCAACTTGTGCCGATTACGAGTGGTACGATTGAGCTTAATGGACAGCCTGTCAATGCAAAATCGGGGAAAAGGTTTCGTGAATATACCAATCAAGTGCAAATGATTTTTCAAGACCCTTTTGGTTCATTGAATGCAGTACATACAATTCGCTATATTCTTGGGCGTGCTTTACAGATTCACAAAAAGGGACTGCGTGGTAAGAAGTTAGAAGAAGCCGTGATTGAATTACTCCAGAGAGTAAAATTAACGCCAGCGGAGCGATATATTGATAAATTTCCTCATGAGCTTTCGGGAGGACAGCGTCAGCGGGTTTCTATTGCACGTGCTTTGGCGGCAGATCCTAAAGTGTTACTTGCTGATGAGCCAATCTCTATGCTAGATGTATCTATTCGTCTGGGCATTCTCAACCTTCTTAAAGATTTGCGTGACAATGAAGGAATTGCGATTTTGTATATTACGCACGATGTGGCTTCGGCTCGGTATTTTGCTGATGAGACTTTGGTTATGTACGCAGGACGGGTGATTGAGCGTGGTCCATCTGAGATGGTCACACAACATCCAGCGCATCCTTATACGGATTTGTTGGTGAACTCGGCACCTGACCCTGATGCGCTCAATGCTTTGCGAGGCGAGGCACACGGGGAAGCACCAAGCTTGATTGATCCACCGTCAGGTTGTCGTTTTCGGACACGTTGTCCGTTTGCTACGGAGCTTTGCGCGCGTGAGGTGCCACCGACAGTACGAGCTGCGACGGGCCAAGAAGTAGCGTGTTGGCTTTATACGGATCATCCTGAAGCGATGGTAAATATCGGAGATAAGGGTGAACTTAAAACAATCCATGATATGGAATTGCCTGATGAAGTCAAAGCAAAAATTGCTCAAAATAAGGAGATTAACTCATGA
- a CDS encoding 6-phospho-beta-glucosidase, translated as MTKEFPKNFLWGGAVAAHQIEGAYDADGRGLSCADVMTAGSNGVEREITDGIVSGKYYPNHEAIDFYHHYKEDIKLFQELGLKAFRTSISWSRIFPNGDDELPNEAGLQFYDALFDELLANGIEPVITLSHFEIPYHLYTEYGGFRNKKLIDFFVKYAKTVMTRYQHKVKYWMTFNEINNQADGQSALHVWTNSAVKIADDENKEEVVFQAALNELIASAKVVKLGHEINPDFQIGCMMAYVPIYAYSCSPLDAMAAVKVMERRYFYSDIHARGHIPRYTLKYWEKQGYQMDYSADELQALADGTVDYIGFSYYMSNAETTIAELDGQMISDFPNAKMTKNPYIKASDWGWQIDPVGLRYVLNAVYERYEKPLFIVENGFGAYDKKEADGSVHDDYRIDYLRAHIEQMEKAVNEDGVELMGYTPWGVIDIVSFGSGEMEKRYGMIYVDKDNQGNGTLARSKKDSFAWYHDIIDHNGLEEAI; from the coding sequence ATGACAAAAGAATTTCCAAAAAATTTCCTCTGGGGCGGCGCTGTGGCAGCGCATCAGATTGAGGGTGCTTATGACGCGGACGGTCGCGGACTATCCTGTGCGGACGTGATGACGGCTGGCAGCAATGGTGTCGAACGCGAGATTACTGACGGAATTGTCAGTGGCAAATATTATCCAAATCACGAGGCGATTGATTTTTATCATCATTATAAAGAGGACATCAAACTCTTTCAGGAGCTGGGTTTAAAGGCCTTTCGGACGTCGATTTCATGGAGTCGGATTTTCCCCAATGGCGATGATGAATTGCCAAATGAAGCGGGCTTACAGTTCTATGACGCGCTGTTTGACGAGCTTTTGGCAAATGGAATTGAACCTGTGATTACGCTTTCGCACTTTGAAATTCCCTATCATCTCTACACCGAATACGGCGGATTTCGCAATAAAAAACTGATTGACTTTTTTGTCAAATATGCCAAAACCGTCATGACGCGCTATCAGCACAAGGTCAAGTATTGGATGACCTTCAACGAGATCAATAACCAAGCGGACGGTCAGTCAGCACTTCATGTTTGGACCAATTCGGCGGTGAAGATTGCTGATGATGAAAATAAAGAAGAAGTTGTCTTTCAAGCGGCGTTGAATGAATTGATTGCCTCCGCAAAAGTTGTCAAGCTTGGGCATGAAATCAATCCTGATTTTCAAATCGGCTGCATGATGGCTTACGTGCCGATTTATGCGTATTCTTGTAGTCCGCTAGATGCGATGGCGGCGGTCAAGGTCATGGAGCGGCGCTATTTTTACAGCGACATTCACGCACGCGGTCACATTCCGCGCTACACGCTCAAATACTGGGAAAAGCAGGGTTATCAGATGGATTACTCGGCGGACGAGTTGCAAGCGCTTGCTGATGGAACGGTGGATTATATCGGATTTTCGTATTATATGTCAAATGCTGAGACGACGATTGCGGAGCTTGATGGACAGATGATTTCAGATTTTCCAAATGCAAAAATGACCAAAAATCCCTACATCAAAGCGAGCGACTGGGGCTGGCAGATTGACCCTGTCGGCTTACGCTATGTGTTAAATGCCGTGTATGAGCGCTACGAAAAACCATTATTTATCGTGGAAAATGGTTTTGGCGCTTATGACAAGAAAGAAGCGGACGGTAGCGTGCATGACGATTATCGGATTGACTATCTGCGTGCGCACATTGAGCAGATGGAAAAAGCGGTTAATGAAGACGGCGTCGAGCTAATGGGCTACACGCCGTGGGGCGTCATCGACATTGTCAGCTTTGGTTCTGGCGAGATGGAGAAGCGCTATGGTATGATATATGTGGACAAGGACAATCAAGGCAATGGCACACTTGCCCGCAGCAAGAAAGATTCTTTTGCTTGGTATCATGATATAATAGACCATAACGGCTTGGAGGAAGCAATATGA
- a CDS encoding ABC transporter substrate-binding protein translates to MVGKNKANKAWYPSTLGNTTLFTNDAKGAFSNLSFRQAVSTVIDRAQLSQQGTTGASSPITSVTGLPESGKDFISSDYTGQTFKTSLSDAKTILTKAGYTGVGTKNGLKDAKGNAVTVMLTDPAGWSDYDAELQLIGSEIESLGAKVTVQNPSYDTWNDQISKGNFDGALHWTDSGFTPYNIYLDSMDQSFYKPLGQVATYNFGRFQNPEASAALKDYANATSDAQRTKDLATIQKVYVEQVPVIPVLEVPVWGNYTERYYTGWPTKENPYTDINMTTPAETLVLTKLKPASN, encoded by the coding sequence GTTGGCAAAAATAAAGCGAATAAAGCATGGTATCCATCAACACTTGGTAACACAACGTTATTTACCAATGATGCCAAAGGGGCTTTTTCAAATCTTAGTTTCCGTCAAGCAGTGTCAACAGTGATTGACCGCGCACAACTTTCTCAACAAGGAACTACAGGTGCATCAAGCCCAATTACGAGTGTTACAGGGCTTCCAGAATCAGGTAAAGATTTTATCTCGTCAGATTATACAGGACAAACTTTCAAGACGAGTCTTTCTGATGCAAAAACAATTCTTACAAAAGCCGGCTACACAGGAGTGGGTACTAAGAATGGATTGAAGGATGCAAAAGGTAATGCAGTAACAGTCATGTTGACAGACCCAGCAGGTTGGTCAGACTATGATGCAGAGCTTCAACTTATTGGTTCTGAAATTGAGTCTTTGGGTGCGAAAGTCACAGTTCAAAATCCATCTTATGATACATGGAATGATCAAATTTCTAAGGGGAACTTTGATGGTGCGCTTCACTGGACAGATTCTGGATTTACTCCATATAACATCTACCTTGATTCAATGGACCAATCTTTCTACAAACCACTTGGGCAAGTTGCAACCTATAATTTTGGTCGTTTCCAAAATCCAGAAGCCTCAGCTGCTCTGAAAGATTATGCTAATGCCACTTCTGATGCACAAAGAACGAAAGACCTTGCCACGATTCAAAAGGTATATGTAGAACAAGTTCCAGTTATTCCTGTACTTGAAGTTCCAGTTTGGGGAAATTATACAGAAAGATACTACACGGGATGGCCAACGAAAGAAAATCCATATACAGATATCAATATGACAACGCCAGCTGAAACCTTAGTTTTAACTAAACTAAAACCAGCAAGTAACTGA
- a CDS encoding thiamine diphosphokinase, whose amino-acid sequence MKILIVAGLAEVLPNESFDRKIGVDRGSLFLIENGQEPDLAVGDFDSVSADEFEKISVSSKEIVKLPVQKDKTDLEVALDWVLEKFPEAELTIIGSLGGRLDHLLTNVFLPTRPQYQTLAEKITVIDQQNLVRYLLPGRHILYQIEPYRYIGFMQVESADTLAIEGAKYPLKAEENFSQIYASNEFISNKMTVSLDQGMVIVIYSRDRKEIN is encoded by the coding sequence ATGAAAATTTTGATTGTCGCAGGTCTAGCCGAAGTTCTTCCTAATGAAAGTTTTGACAGAAAAATCGGTGTAGACCGTGGAAGTTTGTTTTTGATAGAAAATGGACAAGAGCCTGATCTTGCAGTGGGAGATTTTGATTCTGTCAGTGCTGACGAATTTGAAAAAATTTCTGTCAGCAGTAAAGAAATTGTCAAATTGCCTGTCCAAAAAGATAAAACTGATTTAGAAGTTGCTTTAGATTGGGTATTGGAAAAATTTCCAGAGGCAGAACTTACAATTATTGGCAGTCTTGGCGGACGTTTGGATCATTTATTGACCAATGTTTTTTTGCCAACGCGACCTCAGTATCAGACTTTAGCTGAAAAAATAACAGTAATTGATCAACAAAATTTAGTACGTTATTTATTACCTGGGCGCCATATTTTATATCAGATTGAACCTTATCGCTACATTGGTTTTATGCAAGTAGAAAGTGCGGATACGCTTGCGATTGAAGGGGCAAAATATCCTTTGAAAGCCGAAGAAAATTTTAGTCAAATTTATGCAAGCAATGAATTCATCAGCAATAAAATGACCGTATCACTTGATCAGGGAATGGTCATCGTCATTTATTCTAGGGACAGAAAAGAGATAAATTAA
- a CDS encoding ABC transporter ATP-binding protein: MTDFSKAEPVLEIKNLSVDYGYTDDAAHVLRGVSLTLHEGEVLGLAGESGCGKSTLVYGATRLLPPPGLITSGEVWIKGVDGERRDLLKMSDKELREQRWVDEAVVFQGAMNSLNPVYKVGRQIKDAIQAHRPDWDKMQLQKRAVELMEMVGISPDRLESFPHQLSGGMRQRVMIAMALALEPKVLIMDEPTTALDVVMQRQIVEQITELRKKLGFAVIFITHDMSLLIEIADRIAIMYAGQIIEDGPALDLYEHARHPYTKGLINSFPPLHGPRRELGGIPGTPPDMATLGAGCPFADRCAFVHEGCREYEVDLKPTDVSGDDASHLVGCILYDELRQGKELPTQLTGHKK, translated from the coding sequence ATGACAGATTTTTCAAAAGCAGAGCCTGTACTTGAAATTAAGAATTTGAGTGTAGATTATGGCTATACAGATGATGCGGCACACGTTTTGCGTGGCGTCAGCTTGACCTTGCATGAGGGAGAGGTTTTAGGCTTGGCTGGTGAATCGGGTTGTGGGAAATCAACTTTGGTTTATGGTGCGACGCGTTTATTGCCTCCGCCAGGATTGATTACGAGTGGCGAAGTTTGGATAAAAGGGGTCGATGGCGAACGACGTGATTTGCTGAAAATGTCCGATAAGGAGCTGCGTGAACAACGCTGGGTTGATGAAGCTGTCGTTTTTCAAGGGGCGATGAACTCGCTCAACCCTGTGTATAAGGTGGGACGTCAAATCAAGGATGCCATACAGGCGCACCGCCCAGACTGGGATAAGATGCAGCTGCAAAAGCGTGCGGTGGAATTGATGGAAATGGTGGGAATTTCCCCTGACCGTTTGGAATCTTTTCCTCATCAGCTGTCTGGCGGGATGCGACAACGGGTCATGATTGCGATGGCTTTGGCGCTTGAGCCAAAGGTTTTAATCATGGATGAGCCGACGACGGCACTTGATGTGGTCATGCAGCGACAGATTGTGGAGCAGATTACGGAGTTGCGTAAGAAGCTGGGATTTGCGGTTATTTTTATCACGCATGATATGTCTTTGTTGATTGAGATTGCGGATCGGATTGCGATTATGTATGCGGGTCAGATTATTGAAGATGGGCCTGCGTTGGATTTGTATGAGCACGCGAGGCATCCTTATACTAAAGGCTTGATTAATTCATTTCCGCCTTTGCATGGACCGCGGCGAGAGTTGGGCGGTATTCCTGGAACGCCGCCTGATATGGCGACTTTGGGGGCTGGTTGTCCTTTCGCTGATCGTTGTGCTTTTGTCCATGAGGGCTGTCGGGAGTATGAGGTTGATTTGAAACCGACAGATGTCTCAGGAGATGATGCGAGTCATTTGGTAGGGTGTATTCTCTATGATGAGTTGAGGCAAGGAAAAGAACTTCCAACTCAGCTGACTGGTCATAAAAAGTAA
- a CDS encoding fibronectin type III-like domain-contianing protein yields the protein MSEIRLSDRVMTNLQPVSISLLLTNESEYDTAESVLLFMEDPVSKIVRPVRELLDFKRVALDKGESKRVEFSVSTDSLSAVNNQGEKQLEAGVIRFYINDLTEKIGEVEVVK from the coding sequence ATGAGTGAAATCAGGCTGTCAGATAGGGTCATGACGAACTTACAGCCTGTCAGTATCAGTTTATTACTGACCAATGAAAGTGAGTATGACACAGCAGAAAGCGTTTTACTTTTCATGGAAGACCCTGTGTCAAAAATCGTTCGGCCTGTGCGCGAGTTGCTTGATTTCAAACGAGTTGCGCTTGACAAAGGAGAAAGTAAGCGTGTTGAATTTTCTGTCAGTACTGACAGCCTGTCAGCAGTGAATAATCAAGGCGAAAAGCAGTTGGAGGCTGGTGTCATTCGGTTTTATATCAATGATTTGACGGAAAAAATTGGCGAAGTTGAGGTGGTAAAATGA
- a CDS encoding ABC transporter permease has translation MTEVKQTSEPKVAKKQHMVFLRNTKSIIGLSIFAFFILVAIFGPILAPFDPNKTSPLSNAAPSMQHLLGTTNVGQDIFSQLVIGTRGVMVVSLSTGVIATVLAAVIGVSAGFLSGWGDELLSMLTNIFLVIPGLPLIIIIMGTMQNAGLGAIVLVISFTGWAWGARVLRSQTMSLRTRDFVEAARASGESRWRIIIFEILPNLTAILASTFIGTVTAAIMSLVTLSYIGIIPPSDWSWGTVLYYAQNNGAFTSGQWWWYAPAGLCVAFLGMSLALINFGIDEFVNPRLRNTGMNAKILKKRGIRPRVGFTPIANRNHDERGRVIKGQEVKS, from the coding sequence ATGACTGAAGTAAAACAAACATCAGAGCCAAAAGTGGCAAAAAAACAGCATATGGTTTTCTTACGAAATACGAAGTCAATCATCGGTTTAAGTATTTTTGCTTTCTTTATCTTGGTCGCAATTTTTGGACCGATCCTTGCACCATTTGACCCAAATAAAACGTCTCCTTTGTCAAATGCTGCACCGTCTATGCAACATCTTTTGGGGACAACTAATGTGGGACAGGATATTTTCTCACAATTAGTGATCGGAACACGTGGCGTTATGGTGGTGAGCTTATCTACGGGAGTGATTGCGACGGTGCTCGCTGCAGTTATTGGTGTCTCGGCTGGTTTCTTGTCGGGCTGGGGCGATGAGCTGTTGTCCATGTTGACAAATATTTTCTTGGTTATTCCTGGCTTGCCTTTGATTATTATCATCATGGGGACGATGCAAAATGCGGGACTTGGCGCGATTGTATTAGTGATTTCATTTACGGGCTGGGCTTGGGGTGCACGGGTGTTGCGCTCGCAAACGATGTCTTTGCGGACACGTGATTTTGTAGAGGCAGCGCGTGCTTCTGGCGAGTCACGTTGGCGGATTATCATTTTTGAGATTTTGCCAAACTTGACAGCGATTTTGGCTTCGACTTTTATTGGCACGGTAACGGCTGCGATTATGTCACTTGTGACTTTGTCTTATATTGGGATTATCCCGCCTTCAGATTGGTCTTGGGGAACGGTACTTTATTATGCGCAAAATAATGGCGCGTTTACCTCGGGGCAATGGTGGTGGTATGCGCCTGCGGGGCTTTGTGTGGCTTTTCTTGGGATGAGTCTTGCTTTGATTAATTTTGGGATTGATGAATTTGTCAATCCACGCTTGCGTAATACGGGCATGAACGCTAAGATTTTGAAAAAACGTGGCATTCGTCCACGTGTTGGTTTTACGCCGATTGCTAATCGTAATCATGATGAACGAGGGCGTGTCATCAAAGGTCAGGAGGTAAAATCATGA
- a CDS encoding ABC transporter permease: MKFFIRRATFYIVTAWAAVTLNFFIPRMMPGDPVQALIARYQGQISVDAVNSLRKLFGMDSHETLWQQYIDYWVKLFHGNLGVSLQAYPTKVSTIIAQSLPWTIGLVGLATIIAFVIGTTIGIILGWRRGTKWDALIPITTFFSSVPYFWIGLMAIAIFATALQWFPQGGSYSIDAMPGLNGAFISSVAYYGFLPALTIVLSSMAGWILGMRNMMVTVSSEDYVTVAHAKGLRESVVMFRYASRNAILPQISGFALSLGFVVSGTLVMEQVFNYQGIGYRLLQATNNHDYPLMQGIFLVITMSVLLANIVADVVYAFLDPRTRKEG, from the coding sequence ATGAAATTTTTCATTCGTCGTGCGACTTTTTATATCGTAACGGCATGGGCAGCAGTAACGTTGAATTTCTTTATTCCGCGAATGATGCCTGGAGACCCTGTGCAAGCATTAATTGCGCGCTATCAGGGACAAATTTCGGTTGACGCGGTTAATTCATTGCGTAAACTTTTTGGAATGGATTCACATGAAACCCTTTGGCAACAATATATTGATTATTGGGTCAAGCTTTTTCATGGCAATCTCGGTGTATCCTTGCAAGCTTATCCGACAAAAGTTTCGACGATTATTGCTCAATCTTTGCCTTGGACGATTGGTCTGGTGGGCTTAGCAACGATTATTGCTTTTGTGATTGGGACAACGATTGGTATTATTTTGGGTTGGCGTCGTGGTACAAAATGGGATGCTTTGATTCCTATTACAACTTTCTTTTCATCTGTTCCTTATTTTTGGATTGGCTTGATGGCGATTGCGATTTTTGCAACAGCATTACAATGGTTCCCACAAGGCGGATCTTATTCGATTGATGCGATGCCAGGACTGAACGGTGCTTTTATTTCTTCGGTGGCTTATTATGGATTTCTTCCTGCTTTGACGATTGTTTTAAGCTCAATGGCAGGTTGGATTCTTGGGATGCGGAATATGATGGTCACGGTTTCTTCAGAGGACTATGTGACGGTCGCTCATGCTAAAGGTTTGAGAGAATCAGTCGTTATGTTCCGCTATGCTTCAAGAAATGCGATTTTGCCACAGATTTCTGGGTTTGCTTTATCACTTGGTTTTGTGGTTTCTGGGACTTTGGTTATGGAACAAGTCTTTAATTATCAAGGGATTGGCTATCGTCTGCTTCAAGCAACAAATAATCACGATTATCCATTGATGCAAGGGATTTTCCTTGTGATTACAATGTCGGTACTACTTGCAAATATTGTGGCGGATGTGGTTTATGCCTTTCTTGACCCACGGACGCGAAAGGAGGGGTAA